In Leptodesmis sichuanensis A121, the following are encoded in one genomic region:
- a CDS encoding Uma2 family endonuclease, with protein sequence MVVTPTPLPSQPTLQIRWEALPEDFKLDDEPVENVGQPLIAGALRESLELVGYIQPEMLIASNLGICATVNDNLVIKAPDWMYVARVAPLPPNTDRRSYTPHLEGDVPQVVMEFLSETEGSEYSSKQTFPPGKWFFYEQILQIPIYVIFNPAQGALEVYQRQGDRYQLVSPPDHQRYWLEPMNLFLGVWQGEKEGRSGYWLRWWDAAGNLLPWAVEQMEQQQQQLEQERQRAEQERQRAERLAAQLRSLGIDPEQV encoded by the coding sequence ATGGTTGTTACTCCAACTCCGCTGCCATCCCAGCCCACCCTCCAGATCCGCTGGGAAGCCTTACCTGAGGATTTCAAATTAGACGATGAACCCGTGGAAAACGTTGGTCAACCCCTGATTGCTGGCGCTTTGCGAGAAAGCCTGGAACTGGTTGGATATATTCAGCCAGAGATGTTGATTGCCTCGAATCTGGGAATTTGTGCCACGGTGAATGACAATCTGGTCATCAAAGCTCCGGACTGGATGTATGTTGCAAGAGTTGCGCCTCTGCCACCCAATACCGATCGCCGGAGCTATACCCCTCATCTGGAGGGAGATGTTCCGCAGGTCGTGATGGAATTCCTCTCTGAAACGGAAGGCAGCGAGTATTCCTCCAAACAGACCTTCCCACCGGGTAAATGGTTTTTCTATGAGCAGATTTTACAGATTCCGATTTACGTCATTTTTAATCCGGCTCAGGGAGCGTTAGAGGTGTATCAACGGCAGGGCGATCGCTATCAGCTAGTATCACCTCCTGATCATCAGCGTTACTGGCTGGAGCCAATGAATTTGTTCTTAGGGGTATGGCAGGGTGAAAAAGAAGGTCGATCAGGGTACTGGTTACGCTGGTGGGATGCTGCCGGAAACCTCTTGCCCTGGGCCGTAGAACAGATGGAGCAACAGCAGCAACAGCTAGAGCAGGAACGTCAGCGAGCCGAGCAGGAACGCCAACGGGCAGAACGACTGGCGGCACAATTGCGATCGCTGGGGATTGACCCGGAGCAGGTGTAA
- a CDS encoding ABC transporter ATP-binding protein has product MPDPLLEIIGLSVSYGGIQALQDIDLTINPGEVVTLIGANGAGKTTTLRAISRVLNVRSGRIIYNGQDITRRRAHEVVALGIAHSPEGRRILARQTVLDNLELGAYTRSDRLGIKADIEQQFLTFPRLAERRNQLAGTLSGGEQQMLAIARALMSRPKLLLLDEPSLGLAPAIVREIFSIIQNLHTTGVTILLVEQNANLALQHGDRGYVLDAGRITLTGKAADLLNDDRVKQAYLG; this is encoded by the coding sequence ATGCCCGATCCCTTGCTCGAAATTATCGGACTGAGTGTGAGCTACGGCGGTATTCAGGCGTTGCAAGACATTGACCTGACGATCAATCCAGGGGAAGTAGTAACCCTCATTGGGGCCAATGGAGCCGGAAAAACTACCACGCTGAGAGCCATTTCCCGAGTTCTCAATGTCCGCAGTGGCCGGATTATTTACAATGGACAGGACATTACTCGGCGACGCGCCCATGAAGTGGTGGCGCTGGGGATTGCTCACAGTCCAGAGGGGCGACGAATTCTGGCCCGACAGACAGTACTGGATAATTTGGAATTGGGAGCTTACACCCGCTCCGATCGCCTGGGCATTAAAGCTGACATTGAACAGCAGTTCCTCACCTTTCCCCGGTTAGCCGAACGACGCAACCAACTGGCTGGAACTCTCAGCGGCGGCGAACAGCAAATGCTGGCGATCGCCCGTGCTTTGATGAGTCGTCCCAAATTGCTGCTGCTGGATGAACCCAGTCTGGGGCTAGCCCCAGCGATCGTCCGGGAAATTTTCAGCATTATCCAAAATCTCCACACCACGGGCGTAACGATCCTGCTGGTGGAACAGAATGCCAATCTAGCCCTACAACATGGCGATCGGGGCTACGTCCTGGATGCCGGACGCATTACCCTCACTGGCAAGGCAGCAGATTTATTAAATGACGATCGTGTCAAGCAAGCCTACTTGGGATAA
- a CDS encoding ABC transporter ATP-binding protein: MTEAQLADTVAPPPSPTVLEARGLTRRFGGLVAVNNVSFAVSQGEIFGLIGPNGAGKTTLFNLLTGLIQPSSGQMLHNGEIISRLRPYRIAARGIARTFQNIRLFGDLSALENVMIAQHVHTRSGLLTGVLGLPPAPQEEQLTYEKAQELLSLVGLSDRAAEKAKNFAYGDQRRLEIARALALNPKVLLLDEPAAGMNPNEKHQLSGFIRSIRDQFNLTVLLIEHHVPLVMGLCDRIAVLDFGQLIALGDPAKVKNDPAVIEAYLGGE; this comes from the coding sequence ATGACTGAGGCACAACTGGCTGATACAGTCGCCCCTCCTCCTTCCCCCACCGTGCTAGAAGCCAGAGGATTAACACGCCGCTTTGGGGGATTGGTTGCGGTGAACAATGTTTCCTTTGCGGTTAGTCAGGGTGAGATTTTTGGTTTGATTGGGCCAAATGGAGCCGGAAAAACCACCCTGTTCAACCTGCTCACCGGGTTGATTCAACCATCCAGTGGGCAAATGCTCCACAATGGCGAAATCATTTCGCGCCTGCGTCCCTACCGGATTGCCGCCCGGGGAATTGCCCGCACCTTTCAAAATATTCGCCTATTCGGGGATCTGTCAGCACTGGAAAACGTTATGATTGCCCAGCACGTTCATACTCGCAGCGGTTTATTAACTGGAGTTCTCGGCCTGCCGCCCGCCCCCCAGGAAGAACAGTTAACCTATGAGAAGGCGCAGGAGTTGCTGTCCCTGGTGGGATTGAGCGATCGGGCTGCAGAAAAAGCCAAAAACTTTGCTTATGGAGATCAGCGCCGCCTGGAAATTGCCCGTGCCCTGGCCTTAAATCCCAAAGTGCTGCTGTTAGACGAACCTGCAGCAGGCATGAACCCCAATGAGAAACATCAGTTGAGTGGCTTCATTCGCAGCATTCGAGACCAATTCAACCTGACGGTACTCTTAATTGAACATCATGTTCCCCTGGTGATGGGGTTGTGCGATCGCATCGCTGTCCTCGATTTCGGCCAACTGATTGCCCTGGGAGATCCCGCAAAAGTCAAAAACGATCCCGCTGTGATTGAAGCCTACTTAGGAGGAGAATAA
- a CDS encoding nucleotidyltransferase family protein codes for MVLTAIAQLAPAYPLVERVYLFGSVTQADRFHTNSDIDVAVEGTDAGTYFAFWRDLERLCFNWIIDLREINTPSHFTETIKQQGELVYERPDLAA; via the coding sequence ATGGTTCTAACGGCGATCGCTCAACTGGCACCGGCCTATCCCCTGGTGGAACGAGTTTACCTCTTCGGGTCAGTCACTCAGGCCGATCGCTTTCATACTAACTCAGACATTGATGTGGCCGTTGAAGGGACAGATGCCGGAACCTACTTTGCTTTCTGGCGCGACTTGGAGCGTCTCTGTTTTAATTGGATAATTGATCTAAGAGAAATTAACACTCCATCTCACTTCACTGAAACTATCAAGCAGCAAGGAGAGTTAGTTTATGAACGCCCAGATCTTGCTGCTTAA
- a CDS encoding ribonuclease toxin HepT-like protein, with translation MSLYTVFENISLNVAKTFENQIDDKSQWHSVLLRRMTLEIEGIRPCLYSLETYQCLDELRRFRHFFAMLILYPLIQFGFV, from the coding sequence ATCAGCCTCTACACCGTATTTGAAAACATTAGCCTGAATGTAGCAAAAACATTTGAAAACCAGATTGATGACAAAAGCCAGTGGCATTCAGTGTTGCTAAGACGCATGACCTTGGAAATTGAAGGAATACGGCCTTGTCTTTACTCTTTGGAAACCTATCAATGTCTAGATGAGCTAAGACGATTTCGCCACTTTTTCGCAATGCTAATTCTATATCCCTTGATCCAATTCGGGTTCGTTTAG
- a CDS encoding alpha/beta fold hydrolase, with the protein MRARIRDTEIYFDVEGAGLVPDGARMKEKPVAFVIHGGPGVDHTSFKPTFSPLSQKLQLVYFDHRGQGRSARGPKESYTLENNVEDMEALRQHLGLDKIVVIGASYGGMVALTYASRYPEYVSHLIAIVTVPDARFLERAKQILAERGTEEQQAIAQHLWDGTFRDEEHLREYFQILGPMYSLTFDPAAPQNSWKRAILSADAINEAFGGFLRAYDVRDQLHKITAPTLVIGARHDWICPPEFSEEIAALIPNSDLRIFENSGHGVRADEPEALLDAIAGFIVYKR; encoded by the coding sequence ATGCGGGCCAGGATTCGGGATACGGAAATTTATTTTGATGTGGAAGGGGCGGGGTTAGTGCCGGACGGTGCCCGCATGAAAGAGAAACCCGTGGCCTTTGTGATTCATGGGGGGCCGGGAGTCGATCATACCTCCTTCAAACCAACCTTTTCGCCCCTCAGCCAAAAGCTGCAACTGGTGTATTTCGATCATCGAGGCCAGGGACGATCGGCACGGGGGCCAAAAGAAAGTTACACCCTGGAGAACAATGTGGAGGACATGGAAGCCCTCCGTCAGCATTTGGGGTTGGACAAAATTGTCGTGATTGGTGCGTCTTACGGGGGGATGGTTGCTCTCACCTATGCCAGTCGCTACCCGGAATACGTTTCTCATCTGATTGCGATCGTTACCGTACCGGATGCTCGATTTCTGGAACGAGCCAAGCAAATTCTGGCGGAACGGGGGACAGAAGAACAACAGGCGATCGCCCAACACTTGTGGGATGGCACTTTTCGGGATGAGGAACACCTGCGGGAGTACTTTCAGATTTTGGGGCCGATGTATTCCCTCACCTTTGATCCTGCTGCTCCCCAAAACAGTTGGAAACGAGCCATTCTATCCGCTGATGCGATTAATGAAGCGTTTGGTGGCTTTCTGCGTGCCTACGATGTCCGCGACCAACTGCACAAGATTACCGCTCCTACCCTCGTAATCGGGGCACGCCATGATTGGATCTGTCCACCGGAATTTTCCGAAGAGATTGCCGCCCTGATCCCCAATTCCGACTTGCGGATTTTTGAGAACAGTGGGCATGGAGTTCGGGCCGATGAACCGGAAGCCCTGCTGGATGCGATCGCAGGCTTCATTGTCTACAAACGCTGA
- a CDS encoding class I SAM-dependent methyltransferase, whose product MSQRKQWLFDRWAPSYDFLLPSVFYQAIHRRLLEYVQFSDHPVVLDLGCGTGRLLNRLADHYPDLSGTGLDFSAEMLRQARRSNQHHPRLIFVQGNAEALPFADQQFTDVFNTISFLHYPDPGSVLAEVRRVLQPGGRFYLADFTWKGRDREPCRVNLPGNIQFYNAQAREELGKQAQLQCLGHHYLLGLVLLTIFSRN is encoded by the coding sequence ATGTCTCAACGAAAGCAGTGGTTGTTCGATCGCTGGGCACCCAGCTATGATTTCCTGTTGCCATCCGTCTTCTACCAGGCCATTCACCGACGGCTGCTCGAATACGTGCAGTTCTCTGATCACCCTGTAGTTCTGGATCTGGGCTGTGGCACGGGTCGTCTCCTGAATCGCTTAGCTGACCATTATCCTGATCTCTCCGGCACAGGGTTAGACTTCTCTGCAGAAATGCTACGTCAGGCGCGGCGTTCCAATCAGCATCATCCTCGACTGATCTTTGTGCAGGGTAATGCGGAGGCGCTTCCTTTTGCGGATCAGCAGTTTACGGATGTCTTTAATACCATCAGCTTTTTGCATTATCCCGATCCTGGTTCTGTACTGGCTGAAGTGCGACGAGTCTTGCAACCGGGTGGTCGATTTTACCTGGCGGACTTTACCTGGAAAGGGCGCGATCGAGAACCTTGTCGGGTGAACTTGCCAGGGAATATCCAGTTCTACAACGCTCAGGCCCGCGAAGAATTGGGGAAACAAGCCCAATTGCAATGTTTGGGTCACCATTACCTGCTGGGTCTTGTCTTATTGACTATTTTTTCCAGAAATTAA
- the ftsH2 gene encoding ATP-dependent zinc metalloprotease FtsH2 produces the protein MKFSWRTALLWALPALVIGFFLWQGSFATSPASLSKNAANTRMTYGRFLEYLDADRVVSVDLYDGGRTAIVEAVDPELDNRVQRLRVDLPGNSPEVVSRLRQEKIRFDVHPVRNDGALWGLLGNLIFPILLIGGLFFLFRRSGNVPGGPGQAMSFGKSRARFQMDAKTGVMFDDVAGIEEAKEELQEVVTFLKKPERFTAVGARIPKGVLLVGPPGTGKTLLAKAIAGEAGVPFFSISGSEFVEMFVGVGASRVRDLFKKAKENAPCIVFIDEIDAVGRQRGAGIGGGNDEREQTLNQLLTEMDGFEGNTGIIIIAATNRPDVLDAALLRPGRFDRQVTVDVPDIKGRLEVLNVHARNKKIAPEVSLEAIARRTPGFSGADLANLLNEAAILTARRRKEAITMLEIDDAVDRVIAGMEGTPLVDSKSKRLIAYHEIGHAIIGTLVKDHDPVQKVTLVPRGQARGLTWFSPSEEQSLISRSQILARIMGALGGRAAEEVVFGDAEVTTGAGNDLQQVTSMARQMVTRFGMSDLGPLSLEGQSSEVFLGRDLMVRSEYSEEIAARIDAQVRSIVEHCYDEARRLIRENRMVIDRLVDLLIDKETIDGEELRQIVAEYTDIPEKEQYTPQL, from the coding sequence ATGAAATTTTCTTGGAGAACGGCCTTGTTATGGGCATTGCCCGCCTTGGTGATCGGGTTCTTTCTATGGCAGGGGTCTTTTGCCACCTCTCCCGCTAGCTTAAGTAAGAATGCGGCAAATACGCGCATGACCTATGGCCGTTTTCTGGAATATCTGGATGCTGATCGCGTCGTTAGCGTCGATCTATATGATGGGGGACGCACGGCGATCGTAGAAGCGGTCGATCCAGAACTGGATAATCGCGTGCAACGACTGCGGGTAGACCTGCCAGGAAATTCTCCTGAAGTCGTGTCTCGCTTGAGACAGGAAAAAATCCGGTTTGATGTTCACCCCGTCCGTAATGATGGAGCGCTCTGGGGACTGTTGGGCAACCTGATCTTCCCGATTCTGTTGATTGGCGGCTTGTTCTTCTTGTTCCGTCGGTCTGGCAATGTGCCCGGTGGCCCCGGACAGGCCATGAGTTTTGGTAAGTCCCGTGCTCGCTTCCAGATGGATGCCAAAACTGGGGTGATGTTTGATGATGTGGCTGGGATTGAAGAAGCGAAGGAAGAGTTGCAGGAAGTTGTGACCTTCTTGAAGAAGCCTGAACGGTTTACGGCGGTGGGTGCCCGGATTCCCAAAGGGGTGCTGCTGGTTGGCCCTCCGGGAACTGGGAAAACGTTGTTGGCCAAGGCGATCGCAGGGGAAGCTGGAGTTCCCTTCTTTAGTATTTCCGGTTCAGAATTTGTGGAAATGTTTGTGGGGGTCGGTGCTTCCCGTGTTCGCGACCTGTTCAAGAAAGCCAAGGAGAATGCACCCTGCATCGTCTTTATTGATGAAATTGACGCAGTCGGTCGGCAACGGGGAGCTGGAATTGGCGGCGGCAACGATGAACGGGAACAAACCCTGAACCAGTTGCTGACCGAAATGGACGGCTTTGAAGGCAATACCGGGATCATCATCATTGCGGCGACCAACCGTCCTGATGTCCTGGATGCGGCGCTGCTCCGTCCTGGCCGCTTCGATCGCCAGGTAACAGTGGATGTGCCCGACATCAAGGGCCGTCTGGAAGTACTGAACGTCCATGCCCGGAATAAGAAGATTGCTCCGGAAGTGTCTCTGGAAGCGATCGCCCGTCGGACTCCTGGATTTTCCGGTGCGGATCTGGCGAACTTGTTGAACGAGGCAGCGATTCTCACGGCCCGTCGTCGGAAAGAAGCGATCACGATGCTGGAAATCGATGATGCGGTTGATCGGGTGATTGCTGGCATGGAGGGCACTCCCCTGGTGGACAGCAAGAGCAAGCGGTTGATTGCCTATCACGAAATTGGTCACGCCATTATCGGCACTTTAGTTAAGGATCATGACCCGGTACAAAAGGTAACGCTGGTGCCACGGGGACAGGCTCGCGGACTGACCTGGTTCTCCCCCAGTGAAGAACAAAGCCTGATCTCGCGATCGCAAATTCTGGCCCGGATTATGGGTGCGCTGGGAGGTCGGGCAGCCGAGGAAGTGGTGTTTGGCGACGCGGAAGTCACAACTGGAGCAGGTAACGATCTGCAACAGGTCACTTCGATGGCGCGGCAAATGGTGACCCGGTTTGGTATGTCTGACCTGGGGCCATTGTCACTGGAAGGACAATCTTCGGAAGTGTTCCTGGGACGGGATTTAATGGTGCGCTCTGAATACTCCGAAGAGATTGCCGCCCGGATTGATGCTCAGGTTCGTTCCATTGTTGAACACTGCTATGATGAAGCCCGTCGCCTGATTCGGGAAAATCGTATGGTGATTGATCGACTGGTGGATCTCCTGATTGATAAAGAAACGATCGATGGCGAAGAGTTGCGTCAAATCGTTGCTGAGTATACAGATATACCCGAAAAGGAACAGTACACTCCACAGTTATAA
- a CDS encoding VOC family protein: MLTTSLSSQTLPTGTLRRVHHIALNVRDMQASRYFYGTLLGLHELTGAEVPVTLKDLVAQGKVANFVTPDGIVLDLFWEPDLAPPHPDPRQQFTRANHLAFDIAPENFDQAVEVLHQNQVAIDHGPVSRPTGRGIYFYDPDGFLIEIRCNPT, from the coding sequence ATGCTAACCACCTCTTTATCCTCTCAAACTCTGCCTACCGGAACCTTACGTCGAGTACACCATATTGCCCTAAATGTCCGGGATATGCAGGCATCCCGCTATTTCTATGGCACGCTTCTAGGACTGCATGAATTAACCGGGGCCGAGGTTCCGGTTACCTTAAAGGATCTAGTCGCACAAGGGAAAGTTGCCAATTTTGTGACACCGGATGGTATTGTTTTGGATTTGTTTTGGGAACCGGATCTGGCTCCTCCCCATCCTGATCCCCGCCAGCAGTTCACTCGTGCCAACCATCTGGCCTTTGATATTGCCCCTGAGAATTTTGATCAGGCCGTGGAAGTTCTGCACCAAAATCAGGTGGCGATCGATCATGGGCCAGTCAGCCGTCCTACCGGACGGGGCATTTACTTTTATGATCCAGACGGATTTTTGATTGAAATTCGTTGCAATCCAACATAA
- a CDS encoding DUF167 domain-containing protein has protein sequence MKRLSVQVKPNSKQQQLKVEADGSLTVHLKSPPVDGKANAELIQLLAKHLYVPKSLIRIRTGATAKQKIIEIDTN, from the coding sequence ATGAAACGGTTGAGTGTTCAGGTAAAACCCAATTCCAAACAGCAGCAGTTGAAGGTGGAAGCGGATGGTTCCCTAACGGTTCACCTTAAATCACCGCCTGTAGATGGCAAAGCGAACGCAGAATTGATTCAACTTTTAGCAAAACACCTGTATGTGCCAAAATCTTTAATTCGGATTCGTACAGGAGCTACTGCAAAACAAAAGATTATTGAGATTGATACCAATTAA
- a CDS encoding NUDIX hydrolase, translating to MGLEQATGSDNASRTEVAIAILYRDGKFLMQLRDDYPTIIYPGHWGFFGGHLEPEESPEMGVRRELLEEIGYCPPILTLFSRRDNLHLTRPGYFTRHVYYGQLDVELHDLILGEGLDLDLLTPEDVRRGDRYSTRIQQVRPLGPPHQQILLDFMASREGIGSWGVGIGDQASGSGDRIG from the coding sequence ATGGGTTTAGAGCAGGCTACAGGGAGCGACAATGCTTCCCGCACTGAGGTTGCGATCGCCATCCTATATCGTGATGGCAAGTTTCTCATGCAACTTCGGGATGACTATCCAACTATTATCTATCCGGGGCATTGGGGCTTCTTTGGTGGACATTTGGAACCGGAAGAAAGCCCAGAAATGGGAGTGCGTCGGGAATTATTGGAAGAAATTGGCTACTGTCCCCCCATCTTGACCCTGTTTAGCCGTCGGGATAATCTCCATCTCACTCGCCCTGGCTATTTCACCCGCCATGTTTACTACGGTCAATTAGATGTGGAGTTACACGACCTGATCCTGGGGGAAGGCTTGGATCTGGATCTATTAACTCCAGAAGATGTGCGGCGTGGCGATCGCTACTCTACCCGAATTCAACAGGTTCGTCCCCTTGGCCCACCACATCAGCAGATCTTATTGGATTTTATGGCAAGTAGGGAGGGGATTGGGAGTTGGGGAGTGGGAATTGGAGATCAGGCATCGGGGAGTGGGGATCGAATTGGGTAA
- the thiS gene encoding sulfur carrier protein ThiS has product MKGGIEAMVEPITVKVNGELQHCLPDTALPDFLQQLGMNPRLVAVEYNGEILHRQFWETTQLQAGDRLEIVTIVGGG; this is encoded by the coding sequence ATGAAGGGTGGAATTGAAGCAATGGTGGAGCCAATTACAGTCAAGGTGAATGGTGAATTACAACATTGTTTGCCTGATACCGCATTACCTGATTTTTTACAGCAGTTGGGCATGAATCCTCGCCTGGTTGCTGTGGAGTACAATGGTGAGATTTTGCACCGTCAGTTCTGGGAGACAACGCAACTGCAAGCGGGCGATCGTCTGGAAATTGTGACGATCGTGGGTGGGGGATAA